AGATGGAAGAATACGTATACAATACAAAGGCAGAATTGCATATTTTACTCTGAGGGAGAAAGAACTGCCATGTTTGTAATGGGTATATCTTCTTCTTACCAAATGTGTGACATTTATGAACCTCTGTTAATGTTAGCTGGAATAGTCACAGGGATATGGTAATGACCATTAATCACATAAGGAAAGAATTTTAAACTATTTATCAATCTCTCGAATTACTTATTCCCTATTTAGGTAAATTATTGTCCTATTAAAAGTCAAATGGCCTGTAATGGATATTCCATGACCTTTTCTCTATACCTGATGGGGGGACCAATTGGGAATAAATAAAAAAATATGATTTATTAAGGAAAATTCACAATCTCCGGAACGGGTGCAGGATTATTAAATTGTATCTTGAAGACAGGATTTCTTATAGTTTCGCTTTCATTGACTGCAAGCAATAGTGCCAAATAATTTTCATTAGGTTCAACAGGTTTCCCATCAAAAACAAACTCCTCTTGTAAGTTTTTCTCTGTATTAGAATATTCTAGTCTCTTTATCTTGGATCTTCCATCTCTAAGAAAAACCATTCCGTAGTACGTATGCTCATCATTTGTTTCTGACGGATGTTTGATTATGACTTTAAATGCCATAGTCTATTATAGTTTCCAATGATATTAAGGTTTTGATATATGGTTCCAATAATTTGCAATTGTAATCGTTCACTAACTAAATGTCATTCCAAATTAGTAAACAATTATGATACCCAATCTTTCCATTGAAATCGAAATGATTTGGATATTACATCCATAAAAAGTAGATCCTATGATTATCAATATGTGAAAATAATTTCAGTAACATTTAAAGACCTTCTAAAATGGACGATATATCTATAAAAAAAATTAATTTGATTATTTGATACGAGTTTGCCTTAGCGGTTTGATCATTAGTTGATGATATCATTATTGATCATCCATTTAATTTTGCAAATTCCACTTTTAGCTACAACCTATCTAATATCGGAGAGTAGGGGAAACCGGCGACACCACATTAGAATCAGTAACTAATTCCAATCAAATCTAGTACACTTCTTAAACTTGAAAGATAAATACAACTGTGCACTGTGTTTATAGTATATAAGTAATTGCTGAGAATACATTGTATGAAAGTATGCGGATATGCAGCCAACGAACCTAAATCCGTTCTCACTCAACTCTCATTTGATAGAAGAGAACCACATGATCACGATGTGGTCATAGATATCCATTACTGCGGTATTTGCCACTCTGATATACATCAAGTTAATAGCGAATGGGGTGGTAATGGGATTTATCCAATGGTCCCTGGACATGAGATCACTGGTATCGTGTCTGAGGTTGGAACAAAAGTAGCAAACTATAAGAAAGGCGATAGAGTTGCTGTTGGTTGCATGGTAAACTCATGCAGAAAATGTAGTCCCTGCAAGAACGGCCTGGAGCAATATTGCATAGGAGGCGGACCAGTTCTGACGTATAACGACGAGGAATTCATAAATGGGAGGAAAACACCAACTCATGGTGGTTATTCAAATAAAATAGTTGTCGATGAAAATTATGTGGTTAGTGTTCCGGAAAGTCTTCAATTAGATAGGGCGGCACCTTTACTTTGTGCTGGGATTACTCTTTATTCACCACTAAAACATTGGAAGGCAGGACCTGGAAAGAGAGTTGCTATCCTGGGTCTTGGTGGCCTTGGACACATTGGAGTAAAAATTGCTCATGCACTTGGAGCAGAAGTTACTGTTTTGAGTCACTCACTTAAGAAACAAGAAGATGGAAAAAGGTTAGGTGCCGACAACTTTTGTGTCACATCAGATCCAACGACCTTCGAATCCTTCAAAGGATATTTTGACCTGATTATCAATACTGTATCAGCGAACATAGATTTGAACAATTACTTGAGCATGCTTGCGCTAGACGGGGCTATGGTTGTGGTGGGAATTCCTGAGAAGGATGCATCACTTAGCGCTCCCGTGCTCGTTACTTCTCGTCGAAGTATAGCCGGCTCGGGAATAGGCGGGATTAGGGAAACCCAAGAAATGCTTGATTTTTGCAGTACGAATAACATCACCTGTGATATCGAATTGATTCCGATTGAAAGTGTGAATGATGCTTATGAGAGAGTAATTAATAGTGATGTCCGGTACCGTTTTGTGATTGACATCGCAAATTCACTAAAGTGTGAAGATAACTAATCAAGTTTAGTAACCTGAACTATGAAAAATAAAATAGTCCTCACCTAAAAGATTCATAACGATCACATATCCATACCTATGTTCTTAGTTTTTGAATTTGAATATAGCGTGCGGCTTAATGGAGAAATCATAGTAGAAACCGTTTGGAACCCAATAAATTAGCAAACTCTTAATTTTTGTAACGATATTATTATCAAAAAAATGTTTGTAAATATTCAGTATATTAAAGGATGAAAGATTTTGTGTTTATGACTCAAGCAAGGTTTTAAAGTGGAAATAAAATATGCATTTATGTACTGCAATTCAACACATAAAATTTCAACTATGAAAAATTCATCCAAAAGTTTCCCCTAACGCCTAGTAATAATCAAGGCTTTTATTAGTATCAGGAGGTATGAAAGTATGTTTGAAATTGTTGTATACTATTATTGTTTTTTGTCATATCATTCCTGTTCTTCTATACTGGAATAATTTTCTCAATACTGGAACCATTCGTACAAGGGACCGTAACTACCGCAACGACAGAAGATAATGTTTATCCCTTGCTTAAAGATCCCAATCTGAAGGTTGCGAAAGTAATAGAGGGCTTTTTTTTGCCTACTTAAAACATCAATCCTCAAATAGTTTATTAGTAATTATCTCGTGAGTATTGTTTTTAAGGTCCTGATCTAAAGTACAGGAGAGGTTGGGATTATATTTGTTAATTACTAAAGAACTCAGTATTGGACATTGGTAACAGTGGTAGTAGGGTTGATGGTTATTGTGCTATGAAAGGAGTGAATCAGATTTTAACCTCGGATTTGTTTTATTGCATCCAAAACGATAATAGAGAATTCGTACCTCTTTTTACAAAGATTAAGATTCAACAATTCTTTTCAATAATGATTTGTATACTAAGGCCGTTTGCATTGTCATTATGATATACTCTAAAAAAAGCTAGATCCGATCATGTGATTATGTATTACAAATATTAAGGATTGTTATAGTTTCCTCTTTACTATAATATGAAAATACATTTTACATGTCCCTTAGTGCATACAACTTTATTCTATCCGTTTTTGAAAGAAGGGTGGGATAAATCTGAAGAAAATGGTTATTCTTACTACAGAATGATTTCTAGAATTTAACACCATGATACAAGATTGAAGGTTTTGATGATTATATTTACTATCTTACTTTGATTTTTTATTTTTATCATTTGCAACTTTGATCATATTCTCCTTTTCATGATTTAATTCATCATCGGTCAAGTTAATTGCAGATATTATGGTAAGGTTACCTCCATTAGGAGGAACTTCAGTAAAAATGATTACATGGTTAGAAGTCTTTAATATATTAATTACCGATTCATCATATAATGGCAGGTTCAATTCAAGATCTTTTATTGGAACAACGGATCCAAGATCATCGATATCTAGTAAAGTAACATTTACCTTGTATTCTGCCTCGTTTATTTTATTAATCTTAACTAGCATTAATATAATACATCATCATCTCTAATACATTTTTCGTTTGACTACCTATGTGATAATCTATGAGATGTTTTTTATAAACACATGACTCGGAGATAATCTTCCTTGCCTCCCTAACGTTTTGTCCATTGCACACGGGAACAGCACCAAGAAATGAAACTAAATCTTTTGTAAAATTGTAAAAGCAAATGATTTCGATAGGAATATCGAAAATACGTCTGAATACCCAAACGATACCTTATCAAATCATACGTATAAAATAACTCATTTGACAAAATTTACTACAGCATAATCATGATATTTTTTGAATTTATTTTGATTGTTTCATACAGGTGTTATTGAAAATGTAATGGATACCCCATCAGCATTTTTTGATCTAGATTGTAATCTATGCCTCCATTATATTACAGAATGTAAGATAACTTTATATATTGTAATGTGTATTACATATAGTAGGTATATTATAAAATGAGTAATAAAGACATAGTACCAAGCGATTGGATAAGCAGATTCTTTGATACAGGTTTAGGAAGAGGAAGGGGAAGAGGATTATTTAATAGAGACATGTCCAGCGATTTTGATGACATTCATGAAGAACTGAATAGAATGTTTGATGTTTTTAACAATATATCAATTAACGCCCCAAAAGAGCTTGTAAGAGAATATGAAACAAAAGAAGGCGGGAAGGTTAGAGAAGTAGGACCGATAGTGTACGGATATTCAATGACGATCGGACCGGACGGTAAACCTCGCGTAAG
The DNA window shown above is from Candidatus Nitrosocosmicus arcticus and carries:
- a CDS encoding NAD(P)-dependent alcohol dehydrogenase produces the protein MKVCGYAANEPKSVLTQLSFDRREPHDHDVVIDIHYCGICHSDIHQVNSEWGGNGIYPMVPGHEITGIVSEVGTKVANYKKGDRVAVGCMVNSCRKCSPCKNGLEQYCIGGGPVLTYNDEEFINGRKTPTHGGYSNKIVVDENYVVSVPESLQLDRAAPLLCAGITLYSPLKHWKAGPGKRVAILGLGGLGHIGVKIAHALGAEVTVLSHSLKKQEDGKRLGADNFCVTSDPTTFESFKGYFDLIINTVSANIDLNNYLSMLALDGAMVVVGIPEKDASLSAPVLVTSRRSIAGSGIGGIRETQEMLDFCSTNNITCDIELIPIESVNDAYERVINSDVRYRFVIDIANSLKCEDN